One Megamonas hypermegale genomic window carries:
- a CDS encoding peptidoglycan D,D-transpeptidase FtsI family protein yields the protein MKVQKNKNKLQNNIIKLFFGVIIAILVLIGRYGWVQLVEGDQMMARLKGQVQEESVLHVPRGTIYDANMKEMAISTMVSSLFVDPNHTENPEQVATDLAPIIGMTKEEILERIGRGGGFVWLKRQMEPEMTNAVKNLIKQKPEYNACLGFRQESKRYYPNDMLAANVLGFVGTDDKGLDGIEQQFDSMIKGEDQEASIFTDALARPILDSVFMINSPVDANCKNIQLTINAQYQFIVEKALDKALVEHGAQSVTAVVMNPQNGEILAMATRPSYDPNYFYKYSPETWKNKAVSDIYEPGSTFKSIVAAAGFQEKIVSPSDIFVDPGRIEVSGRVIQNWTGDSFGTVTFLDVVKNSINTGFAELGLKLGGERLMNYARKFGFGERTGIELPGEEPGILFDPKDMVASDVATSSIGQSIAVTPLQMVTAMSAIANDGVLLKPHIVKAIYNADGSVYQQMEKEEVRRCIDSDVDKTLKSVLEQVVSTGGGSKASIEGYNIAGKTGTAQKIDMVHGGYMPGHYIASFCGFGPVENPQFTVLVVINDPGTDNYYGGQIAAPIAHDIFVQLFRYANVKPINGNQSLIDELNKTDAQ from the coding sequence TTGAAAGTACAAAAAAATAAAAATAAATTACAAAACAATATAATAAAACTGTTCTTTGGTGTAATCATTGCGATTTTAGTGCTGATTGGGCGTTATGGCTGGGTGCAACTTGTTGAAGGTGACCAGATGATGGCAAGGCTTAAAGGACAGGTACAAGAGGAAAGTGTTTTGCATGTGCCACGCGGTACGATTTATGATGCCAACATGAAAGAAATGGCTATAAGTACAATGGTAAGTTCGCTTTTCGTTGACCCAAATCATACAGAAAATCCAGAACAGGTGGCAACGGATTTAGCTCCGATTATCGGCATGACTAAAGAAGAGATTTTGGAACGTATTGGGCGTGGTGGCGGTTTCGTTTGGCTCAAAAGACAGATGGAACCAGAGATGACGAATGCTGTGAAGAACTTGATAAAGCAAAAACCTGAGTATAATGCTTGTCTTGGTTTTCGTCAGGAAAGTAAGCGCTATTATCCAAATGATATGTTAGCTGCTAATGTGCTTGGTTTTGTCGGTACTGATGATAAGGGGCTTGATGGTATTGAGCAACAGTTTGATAGCATGATAAAGGGTGAAGACCAAGAGGCTTCTATTTTTACTGATGCATTGGCTCGTCCTATTTTAGATTCAGTATTTATGATAAATTCACCTGTAGATGCTAATTGCAAAAATATCCAGCTTACCATAAATGCACAGTATCAATTCATTGTGGAAAAAGCACTCGATAAAGCATTAGTTGAGCATGGTGCGCAATCTGTAACAGCTGTAGTAATGAACCCGCAAAATGGGGAAATTTTGGCTATGGCAACGCGTCCATCATATGACCCGAACTATTTTTATAAATACAGTCCTGAAACGTGGAAAAATAAAGCTGTATCCGATATATATGAACCGGGCTCTACTTTTAAATCCATTGTAGCAGCTGCTGGTTTTCAGGAAAAAATCGTTTCTCCGTCTGATATATTTGTAGACCCAGGTAGAATTGAAGTTTCTGGCAGAGTTATTCAAAACTGGACTGGCGATAGCTTCGGCACAGTTACATTCCTAGATGTCGTAAAAAATTCCATCAATACGGGATTTGCTGAACTCGGTTTAAAATTGGGCGGTGAACGCTTGATGAATTATGCTCGCAAATTCGGTTTTGGTGAAAGGACGGGCATTGAGCTTCCGGGCGAAGAACCGGGCATTTTATTTGACCCGAAAGATATGGTAGCATCAGATGTGGCTACTTCTTCTATCGGTCAGAGTATTGCAGTTACACCTCTTCAAATGGTTACAGCGATGTCGGCGATTGCAAATGATGGTGTTCTCTTAAAACCGCATATAGTAAAAGCTATTTACAATGCAGATGGTTCAGTTTATCAGCAGATGGAAAAAGAAGAAGTGCGCCGTTGTATTGATTCTGATGTAGATAAGACATTAAAGTCTGTACTTGAGCAGGTAGTATCAACGGGTGGTGGCTCGAAGGCTTCTATAGAAGGTTATAATATCGCTGGTAAAACTGGTACAGCACAGAAAATTGATATGGTACATGGCGGTTATATGCCAGGTCATTATATCGCTTCATTCTGCGGTTTTGGTCCAGTGGAAAATCCTCAATTCACTGTGCTTGTAGTCATCAATGACCCGGGTACAGATAATTATTACGGTGGTCAAATTGCAGCACCAATAGCACATGATATTTTCGTGCAATTATTTAGATATGCCAATGTAAAACCGATAAATGGCAATCAATCCTTGATAGATGAATTAAATAAGACTGACGCACAGTAA
- the serS gene encoding serine--tRNA ligase, which produces MLDIKFVRDNPELVLENLKKRNNPMNLDRFMELEKQRREIIAETESLKSQKNAVSKKISEMKKNKENADAVILEMRQVGEKISQLDKQLREVQDELHDILLRIPNMCHESVPVGKDDSDNPEVRRWGTPRKFDFEPKAHWDIGADLDILDPERAAKVTGARFTFYKGLGARLERALINFMMDLHVDKQGYTEMLAPFIANKDSMTGTGQLPKFSEDMFKLEGMDYYLVPTGEVPATNFHRDEILDGDKLPEYYSVYTACFRAEAGSAGRDTRGLIRQHQFNKVEMIKFVKPETSYDELEKMTRNAEEVLQLLEIPYHVVKLCTGDIGFTAAMTYDIEVWLPSQNMYREISSCSNVCDYQARRANIKFRRSPGAKPEFVHTLNGSGLAVGRTVAAVLENYQQADGSVVIPKVLRPYMGGIEVIKKPE; this is translated from the coding sequence ATGCTAGATATAAAATTCGTCAGAGATAATCCAGAGCTCGTATTGGAAAACTTGAAAAAACGCAATAATCCAATGAACCTTGACCGTTTTATGGAACTTGAAAAACAGCGTCGTGAAATCATCGCTGAAACAGAAAGCTTAAAAAGCCAGAAAAATGCTGTTTCTAAAAAAATCAGCGAAATGAAAAAGAATAAAGAAAATGCTGATGCTGTTATTTTAGAAATGCGTCAAGTTGGTGAAAAAATTAGCCAATTAGATAAACAACTCCGTGAAGTACAAGATGAATTACATGATATCTTACTTCGCATTCCTAATATGTGCCATGAATCTGTACCAGTTGGTAAAGATGACAGCGACAATCCAGAAGTTCGCCGTTGGGGCACTCCTCGCAAATTCGATTTTGAACCAAAAGCTCATTGGGATATCGGGGCAGACCTTGATATTTTAGACCCAGAAAGAGCTGCAAAAGTTACTGGTGCACGCTTCACTTTTTATAAAGGTTTAGGTGCAAGACTTGAACGTGCTTTAATCAATTTCATGATGGATTTACACGTAGATAAACAGGGCTATACAGAAATGCTTGCTCCATTTATCGCTAATAAAGACAGCATGACAGGCACAGGTCAGCTTCCTAAATTCTCCGAAGATATGTTTAAATTGGAAGGCATGGACTATTATTTAGTTCCAACTGGTGAAGTTCCAGCTACTAATTTCCATCGCGATGAAATCTTAGATGGCGATAAATTACCAGAATACTACAGCGTTTACACTGCTTGCTTTAGAGCAGAAGCTGGTAGTGCTGGACGTGATACACGCGGACTTATTCGTCAGCATCAATTCAATAAAGTTGAAATGATTAAATTCGTTAAACCAGAAACTTCTTATGATGAGTTAGAAAAAATGACTCGTAATGCTGAAGAAGTATTACAGCTTTTGGAAATCCCATATCACGTTGTAAAACTTTGCACAGGTGATATCGGCTTTACTGCTGCTATGACTTATGATATTGAAGTATGGCTCCCTAGCCAGAATATGTATCGTGAAATTTCTTCTTGCTCCAATGTTTGCGATTACCAGGCACGTCGCGCTAATATTAAATTCCGCCGTAGCCCAGGAGCAAAACCTGAATTTGTTCATACATTAAATGGTTCTGGTCTTGCTGTAGGTCGTACAGTAGCTGCTGTATTAGAAAATTATCAGCAGGCAGATGGTTCTGTTGTAATTCCAAAAGTACTTCGTCCATATATGGGTGGCATTGAAGTAATTAAAAAACCAGAATAA
- a CDS encoding Cof-type HAD-IIB family hydrolase, translating into MSIKLIALDMDNTLLNRQKLVSPKNKKAIYKAMQNGVHVTIATGRMPASASYFAKNLGMNCPVVSCNGGVVKSLDSKNTIFEAHFLPETILSLIETCYEHDWYIRWYIGDVIYVKYKDARMFPAYKTTKGLNIVEVGNDYKNYINNVTQLVICDINGKIQQIYDYVAEVFNGKIGLQQNTGFTMDVTPPGITKAVGLKKLADYLGVKQEEVMAIGDGDNDLSMIKYAGCSVAMENAIADLKAEASFITKDCDEDGVAYAIEKFVL; encoded by the coding sequence ATGTCTATAAAATTGATTGCCTTAGATATGGATAATACATTGCTTAATCGACAAAAATTAGTTTCGCCCAAAAATAAAAAAGCGATTTATAAAGCTATGCAAAATGGCGTGCATGTGACAATTGCGACTGGTAGAATGCCAGCTTCAGCTAGTTATTTTGCTAAAAATCTTGGCATGAATTGTCCAGTTGTATCTTGTAATGGCGGTGTTGTTAAATCGCTTGATAGTAAAAATACTATATTTGAAGCACATTTTCTGCCTGAAACAATTTTATCTTTAATTGAAACGTGCTATGAACATGATTGGTATATTCGTTGGTACATAGGTGATGTGATTTATGTAAAATATAAAGATGCTAGAATGTTTCCTGCATATAAGACGACTAAGGGATTAAATATCGTAGAAGTTGGCAATGATTATAAAAATTATATAAATAATGTTACTCAACTTGTTATCTGCGATATAAATGGAAAAATACAGCAAATTTACGATTATGTTGCCGAAGTATTTAATGGTAAAATAGGATTACAGCAAAATACAGGTTTTACAATGGATGTTACTCCGCCGGGCATCACTAAAGCTGTAGGACTGAAAAAATTAGCAGATTATTTAGGTGTAAAACAAGAAGAAGTTATGGCAATCGGTGATGGTGATAATGATTTATCTATGATAAAATACGCTGGCTGTAGTGTAGCTATGGAGAATGCCATTGCTGATTTAAAAGCAGAAGCATCATTTATCACAAAAGATTGTGATGAAGATGGAGTTGCTTATGCAATAGAAAAATTTGTTTTATAA
- a CDS encoding glycerophosphodiester phosphodiesterase codes for MKKTTKKLLAAGLAAFSLYSGVGMMDTSISEAKVQYDVFDFEAHRGGRDARPENTLYSYAYAMEMGATSIECDMQLTKDGQIVMSHNPILNPDITRDKDGNYVPKNKYDIRTMTVDQLKQFDVGVMNPEIGEYYDLHGRTQIMHDAQLPTLDEVMQLIQSYGDKKIVLNIETKSYPDPNTMEYKNNADPKKFVEVFNDTVKKYGMEDRVVLQSFDWRTLIEMKKLNPNISTSALWQASSSWESYGNQKSPWLGGLDIKDYDNDPVKAAHAIGVDIVSPYYMDVTKEMVDEAHSLGIKIVPWTVNDEKDMNELLDMGVDGIISDRAWILKDVLQKRNITLHEPVVNENSPYHTGTGHNDVKPIKAENGRDAAY; via the coding sequence ATGAAAAAAACAACAAAGAAATTATTAGCAGCAGGATTAGCAGCATTTAGTTTATATTCTGGAGTTGGTATGATGGACACATCTATATCAGAAGCTAAAGTTCAATATGATGTATTTGATTTTGAAGCACACCGTGGTGGTCGTGATGCTAGACCAGAAAATACGTTGTATTCATATGCTTATGCTATGGAAATGGGTGCAACTAGTATAGAATGTGATATGCAACTTACAAAAGATGGGCAAATTGTTATGAGTCATAATCCTATTTTAAATCCAGATATTACACGCGATAAAGATGGAAATTATGTTCCTAAAAATAAATACGATATTCGTACTATGACAGTTGACCAATTAAAACAGTTTGATGTAGGTGTAATGAACCCTGAAATTGGTGAATATTATGACCTTCACGGTAGAACACAAATTATGCATGATGCTCAATTACCAACATTAGATGAAGTAATGCAACTCATTCAATCGTATGGTGATAAAAAAATTGTTTTAAATATAGAAACTAAATCTTATCCAGACCCTAATACAATGGAATATAAAAATAATGCTGACCCTAAGAAATTTGTAGAAGTATTTAATGATACAGTGAAAAAATATGGCATGGAAGATAGAGTGGTATTACAGTCTTTTGATTGGAGAACACTTATTGAAATGAAAAAATTAAATCCTAATATATCTACAAGTGCATTATGGCAAGCTTCTTCTTCTTGGGAAAGTTATGGAAATCAAAAATCTCCATGGCTTGGTGGTTTAGATATAAAAGACTATGATAATGACCCAGTAAAAGCAGCACATGCTATAGGTGTAGATATTGTATCTCCATATTATATGGATGTGACAAAGGAAATGGTAGATGAAGCACATTCTTTAGGCATAAAAATTGTACCATGGACTGTAAATGACGAAAAAGATATGAATGAATTATTAGATATGGGTGTAGATGGTATTATTTCAGATAGAGCATGGATATTAAAAGATGTTTTACAAAAACGCAATATCACTCTTCATGAACCAGTTGTAAATGAAAATAGCCCTTATCATACAGGTACAGGACATAATGATGTAAAACCGATAAAAGCTGAAAACGGACGAGATGCCGCTTATTAA
- a CDS encoding sigma 54-interacting transcriptional regulator, with product MIREHRNREKLINYYKTFTTKGTIDPNVHPWIANSWQQSKAHQVNPKKISSNVHLSSNELSQLQNKHADAINYLDHFIDSIIDFIHEYDLCLTFMTSDCIVLKKYANISSRFIDKLEGASLGVENVGTLSCNIVKETKSPFWIFGPEMWFEEFHDVNSGSVPVIVNDELTYIVSLTALQHEKISQDVVLALLFTLKTALELNIKQSLNIKAQKAILDAAPFAVYHIMPEDKIVYTNRMGKERLSVINAIDENNVTAHLKDVVLNYTHTPIYDGFQGISCYNRETTWITNNKTYEDITTVVPLKNSEDDEEVQSVVTVSMPIEDLRTLVAHASGYTAKYSLSSMVGDSKTFIQMKERAYRVARNKNHILIQGEAGVGKQRLAHGIHMASMRMAGPLISINCGDFTPELLEQDLFGAATEPEVSHPGKLELASKGTLFIDEIEKIPNNIAKMLAQALSEKKTHRIGESLERSIDVRIIAATDSNLRRLTEKGQFNEKLFNIISRSIIRVPSLRSRRDDIPKLSINIIEELSRQHQMEAKKLLPETIELLRNYDWPGNIKQLQSVLEYSFFNTAGTNILPADINLMGNVKPDNKWKTDKEIFLKAWKAAGGNVSRLSNLLSVSRVTLYRYIKKYGLEK from the coding sequence ATGATTAGAGAACACCGCAATCGCGAAAAATTGATAAATTACTATAAAACCTTTACAACAAAAGGCACTATCGACCCTAATGTCCATCCATGGATTGCTAATTCTTGGCAACAATCCAAAGCACATCAAGTAAACCCTAAAAAAATCTCTTCAAATGTCCATTTATCATCAAATGAATTATCTCAATTACAAAATAAACACGCTGATGCTATAAACTACTTAGACCATTTTATTGACAGTATTATCGACTTTATTCATGAATACGATTTATGCTTAACATTTATGACTTCTGATTGTATTGTTTTAAAAAAATATGCTAATATTTCTTCCCGTTTTATCGATAAATTAGAAGGTGCTTCTTTAGGTGTAGAAAATGTCGGTACACTCAGTTGTAATATCGTAAAAGAAACAAAATCTCCATTTTGGATTTTTGGACCTGAAATGTGGTTCGAAGAATTCCATGATGTTAATTCTGGTTCTGTTCCTGTAATTGTCAATGATGAATTGACTTATATCGTATCACTGACAGCCTTGCAACATGAAAAAATATCACAAGATGTTGTTTTAGCTTTATTATTCACACTTAAAACAGCTTTGGAATTAAATATCAAACAATCTTTAAATATCAAAGCTCAAAAAGCGATTTTAGACGCTGCACCATTTGCCGTTTACCATATTATGCCAGAAGATAAAATCGTCTATACTAATCGCATGGGTAAAGAACGTTTATCCGTAATCAATGCTATTGATGAAAATAATGTAACAGCACATTTAAAAGACGTTGTTTTAAACTATACACATACACCTATTTATGATGGTTTTCAAGGAATTTCCTGTTATAACCGCGAAACAACATGGATTACAAATAATAAAACGTATGAAGATATAACAACAGTTGTACCATTAAAAAATTCTGAAGACGATGAAGAAGTACAAAGCGTTGTTACTGTTTCTATGCCAATTGAAGACTTGCGCACTCTTGTAGCACATGCTTCTGGTTATACAGCAAAATACAGCTTAAGTTCCATGGTAGGCGACAGCAAGACATTTATACAGATGAAAGAACGTGCTTATCGCGTAGCTCGCAATAAAAACCACATATTAATTCAAGGTGAAGCTGGTGTCGGTAAACAACGCTTGGCACATGGCATTCATATGGCAAGCATGCGCATGGCTGGTCCACTCATTTCTATAAATTGCGGTGATTTTACACCAGAACTTTTAGAACAAGATTTATTCGGTGCCGCAACTGAACCAGAAGTAAGTCATCCAGGAAAATTGGAACTTGCTAGCAAGGGAACATTATTCATAGATGAAATAGAAAAAATCCCTAATAATATCGCTAAAATGCTAGCACAAGCATTATCTGAAAAGAAAACTCATCGCATTGGTGAAAGCCTTGAACGCAGTATTGATGTTCGTATCATCGCCGCAACTGATAGCAATTTACGTCGCTTGACAGAAAAAGGCCAATTCAATGAAAAACTCTTTAATATAATTTCCCGTAGCATTATAAGAGTGCCATCGCTTCGTTCTCGCCGTGATGATATACCAAAACTCTCCATAAACATCATTGAAGAATTATCTCGTCAACATCAAATGGAAGCTAAAAAACTTTTACCTGAAACAATTGAATTACTTCGCAATTACGATTGGCCAGGTAATATTAAACAACTTCAAAGTGTATTGGAATACTCCTTCTTCAATACAGCTGGTACTAATATTTTACCTGCTGATATTAATCTCATGGGTAATGTTAAACCAGATAATAAATGGAAAACAGATAAAGAAATCTTCCTTAAAGCTTGGAAAGCTGCTGGTGGTAATGTAAGTCGTCTTTCTAATTTACTCAGTGTAAGTCGCGTAACATTATATCGTTATATTAAAAAATACGGTTTAGAAAAATAA
- the rbr gene encoding rubrerythrin: MELKGSKTEQNLWAAFAGESQARNKYTFFASKAKKDGYVQIAKIFEETAANEKEHAKIWFKLVDNIGTTEENLKAAAAGEHEEWTSMYPEFAKVAREEGFTRIANLFEMVAKIEKEHDERYNILLANIQEDKVFKRNEKMIWMCSNCGHVYEGTQAPEICPVCAHPKAYFEIKANNY, from the coding sequence ATGGAATTAAAAGGTAGCAAAACAGAACAAAATTTATGGGCGGCATTTGCTGGCGAATCTCAAGCACGTAACAAATATACTTTCTTTGCATCTAAGGCAAAAAAAGACGGTTATGTACAGATTGCCAAAATCTTTGAAGAAACTGCTGCTAATGAAAAAGAACATGCTAAAATTTGGTTTAAATTAGTAGATAATATCGGTACTACTGAAGAAAACTTAAAAGCTGCAGCTGCTGGTGAGCACGAAGAATGGACTTCTATGTACCCTGAATTTGCTAAAGTTGCTCGTGAAGAAGGTTTTACTCGCATAGCTAATCTCTTTGAAATGGTTGCAAAAATCGAAAAAGAACATGATGAACGATATAATATCTTATTAGCAAATATTCAAGAAGATAAAGTATTTAAACGCAATGAAAAAATGATTTGGATGTGCTCTAATTGTGGTCATGTATATGAAGGAACTCAGGCTCCTGAAATTTGCCCTGTATGTGCTCATCCAAAAGCATATTTTGAAATTAAAGCTAACAATTATTAA
- a CDS encoding 4Fe-4S binding protein, with amino-acid sequence MKNIIYLKTQRCKGCGICVAFCPKKVLQLDVLNHCQIVNADACIGCGQCELRCPDYAIFVDKEEA; translated from the coding sequence TTGAAAAATATTATTTATTTGAAAACACAGAGGTGCAAAGGTTGCGGTATTTGCGTAGCTTTTTGTCCAAAAAAAGTTTTGCAATTAGATGTATTAAATCATTGTCAGATTGTTAACGCTGATGCTTGTATAGGTTGTGGACAATGTGAATTGCGTTGCCCAGATTATGCTATTTTTGTAGATAAGGAGGAAGCTTAA
- a CDS encoding 2-oxoacid:acceptor oxidoreductase subunit alpha — protein sequence MIKLMQGNEACSYGALAAGVRFFAGYPITPSTEIAETMAKLLPKMGGKFVQMEDEIASMGAVLGASLAGDKVLTATSGPGFSLKQELIGYACAAEIPVVIANVQRVGPSTGQPTSPAQGDIMQARWGTHGDHSIIALSPWSVRETFDVTVMAVNYAERFRTPVILLMDEIVGHLRENIDVPEKDGIEIYPRRQPKTTPSPEYKAYAPDTDLVPNIADFGKGYHIHVTGLIHDETGFPSGSPIVTKEVIDRLHKKIDIARDEICHYEAYNMEDAQYAIVSYGGTARTAYEAMLDARKKGYKVGMVRLITIWPFADKVIANLADKVDAILVPELNYGQLVHEVQRASEGKCKVEFLGKYDTQIFTPAEIETAIIKMCEGGNN from the coding sequence ATGATTAAATTAATGCAAGGCAACGAAGCGTGCAGTTATGGTGCTTTGGCGGCTGGTGTGCGCTTTTTTGCAGGTTATCCGATTACACCGTCTACAGAAATTGCTGAAACAATGGCTAAATTATTGCCTAAAATGGGCGGTAAATTCGTTCAAATGGAAGATGAAATCGCTAGTATGGGTGCAGTTTTAGGTGCTTCTCTTGCTGGTGATAAAGTATTGACAGCAACTTCAGGACCAGGTTTTTCTTTAAAACAGGAATTAATCGGTTATGCTTGTGCTGCTGAAATTCCAGTAGTTATTGCCAATGTACAGCGTGTTGGTCCTTCTACTGGCCAGCCAACATCTCCAGCACAGGGCGATATCATGCAAGCACGTTGGGGAACACATGGTGACCATTCCATTATTGCGCTTTCTCCATGGAGCGTGCGTGAAACTTTTGATGTTACTGTTATGGCGGTTAATTATGCAGAACGTTTCCGTACTCCAGTTATTTTATTGATGGATGAAATTGTAGGTCATTTGCGTGAAAACATAGATGTTCCTGAAAAGGACGGTATAGAAATTTATCCGCGTCGTCAGCCAAAGACTACTCCATCACCAGAATATAAAGCATATGCTCCTGATACTGATTTAGTGCCAAATATTGCTGATTTTGGTAAAGGATATCATATCCATGTAACTGGTCTTATTCACGATGAAACAGGCTTCCCATCAGGCAGCCCAATCGTTACAAAAGAAGTTATTGATAGATTGCATAAGAAAATAGATATTGCGCGTGATGAAATTTGCCATTATGAAGCATATAATATGGAAGATGCACAGTATGCAATTGTAAGCTATGGCGGTACAGCTCGTACAGCATATGAAGCCATGCTCGATGCTCGTAAAAAAGGTTATAAAGTCGGTATGGTACGCCTTATAACAATTTGGCCATTTGCTGATAAAGTCATTGCAAATTTGGCAGATAAAGTAGATGCTATTTTAGTTCCAGAACTTAATTATGGTCAGCTTGTACACGAAGTACAGCGTGCAAGTGAAGGCAAATGCAAAGTAGAATTTTTAGGTAAATACGATACACAGATTTTCACTCCAGCTGAAATTGAAACAGCTATTATTAAAATGTGCGAAGGAGGCAATAATTAA
- a CDS encoding 2-oxoacid:ferredoxin oxidoreductase subunit beta, translated as MKPRIYEQHFRQNRLPHLWCPGCGNGIVMKAIVEAIVKKNLDPDKTIIVSGIGCSSRASGYMDFDTLHTAHGRAIPFATGIKLARPELNVIVITGDGDCMAIGGNHFIHGARRNVDLTVVLFNNNIYGMTGGQASPTTPLDKKATTAPYGCVDNPFDPCSLAAAAGATYVARSTAYHVPHLINMIAGGIENKGFSLIEAIVQCPTAFGRKNKMADPAQMMMWMRDNAVMKPAFDKLADDKKAGKFPIGLLHQHQFIDYDHAYDKVIEIAGGVEK; from the coding sequence ATGAAACCTAGAATTTATGAACAGCATTTTCGTCAGAACCGCCTTCCGCATTTATGGTGCCCTGGTTGCGGTAATGGTATTGTAATGAAAGCGATTGTAGAAGCTATCGTTAAGAAAAATCTTGACCCAGATAAAACAATAATCGTATCTGGTATAGGTTGCTCTTCTCGTGCTTCTGGTTATATGGATTTTGATACACTTCATACAGCTCATGGTAGAGCTATTCCATTTGCAACAGGTATAAAACTTGCTAGACCAGAACTCAATGTAATTGTAATAACAGGTGATGGTGATTGCATGGCTATCGGTGGCAATCATTTCATTCATGGTGCAAGACGTAATGTTGATTTAACTGTCGTATTATTCAATAACAATATTTATGGTATGACAGGTGGACAGGCATCACCTACTACTCCGCTTGATAAAAAAGCGACAACTGCTCCATATGGCTGTGTTGATAATCCATTCGACCCATGCAGTTTAGCAGCAGCAGCAGGTGCTACATATGTGGCAAGAAGTACAGCTTATCATGTACCACATTTGATTAATATGATAGCGGGCGGTATTGAGAATAAAGGCTTCTCTTTGATTGAAGCTATTGTACAGTGCCCAACAGCTTTCGGTCGTAAAAATAAAATGGCAGACCCAGCACAGATGATGATGTGGATGCGTGATAATGCAGTTATGAAACCAGCTTTTGATAAATTAGCTGATGATAAAAAAGCAGGCAAATTCCCAATTGGTTTATTACATCAACATCAATTTATTGATTATGACCATGCTTATGATAAAGTTATTGAAATTGCTGGAGGTGTTGAAAAATGA
- a CDS encoding 2-oxoacid:acceptor oxidoreductase family protein, giving the protein MMKQLRLSGSGGQGVITAAIIFAEAAVSEGKQAVQSQSYGPEARGGASKAEVIISDNPIYHPKVIKPDIVLAMTQKAADKYYSDLDKDNGLLIIDEDLVLDAPDFPHIIKVPITKMASEKLGKLLFANIVALGIMVKLSGIVSLETVKQSVAHRVPPHTVDKNMQALELGYNAV; this is encoded by the coding sequence ATGATGAAACAACTCCGTTTATCCGGTTCTGGTGGTCAAGGCGTTATCACAGCAGCTATTATTTTTGCTGAAGCTGCTGTAAGCGAAGGTAAACAGGCTGTTCAATCTCAGTCTTATGGACCAGAAGCACGTGGTGGTGCTTCTAAAGCAGAAGTAATCATTTCTGATAATCCTATTTACCATCCAAAAGTTATAAAACCAGATATCGTACTTGCAATGACACAAAAAGCAGCTGATAAATATTATAGCGATTTAGATAAAGACAATGGTTTATTAATCATTGATGAAGACCTCGTACTAGATGCGCCAGATTTTCCGCATATCATTAAAGTGCCAATCACTAAAATGGCTTCAGAAAAACTTGGCAAATTATTATTTGCTAATATAGTAGCACTTGGTATTATGGTAAAACTTTCAGGTATTGTTTCACTTGAAACAGTAAAACAATCTGTGGCACATCGCGTACCACCACATACAGTTGATAAAAATATGCAGGCATTAGAACTCGGTTATAATGCTGTTTAA